One Symphalangus syndactylus isolate Jambi chromosome 9, NHGRI_mSymSyn1-v2.1_pri, whole genome shotgun sequence DNA segment encodes these proteins:
- the GALNT3 gene encoding polypeptide N-acetylgalactosaminyltransferase 3 — protein sequence MAHLKRLVKLHFKRHYHKKFWKLGAVIFFFIIVLVLMQREVSVQYSKEESRMERNMKNKNKMLDLMLEAVNNIKDAMPKMQIGAPVRQNIDAGERPCLQGYYTAAELKPVLDRPPQDSNAPGASGKAFKTTNLSAEEQKEKERGEAKHCFNAFASDRISLHRDLGPDTRPPECIEQKFKRCPPLPTTSVIIVFHNEAWSTLLRTVHSVLYSSPAILLKEIILVDDASGDEYLHDKLDEYVKQFSIVKIVRQRERKGLITARLLGATVATAETLTFLDAHCECFYGWLEPLLARIAENYTAVVSPDIASIDLNTFEFNKPSPYGSNHNRGNFDWSLSFGWESLPDHEKQRRKDETYPIKTPTFAGGLFSISKEYFEYIGSYDEEMEIWGGENIEMSFRVWQCGGQLEIMPCSVVGHVFRSKSPHSFPKGTQVIARNQVRLAEVWMDEYKEIFYRRNTDAAKIVKQKAFGDLSKRFEIKHRLQCKNFTWYLNNIYPEVYVPDLNPVISGYIKSVGQPLCLDVGENNQGGKPLIMYTCHGLGGNQYFEYSAQHEIRHNIQKELCLHAAQGLVQLKACTYKGHKTVVTGEQIWEIQKDQLLYNPFLKMCLSANGEHPSLVSCNPSDPLQKWIFSQND from the exons ATGGCTCACCTAAAGCGACTAGTAAAATTACACTTTAAAAGACATTACCATAAAAAGTTCTGGAAGCTTGGtgcagtaatttttttctttataatagttTTGGTTTTAATGCAAAGAGAAGTAAGTGTTCAATATTCCAAAGAGGAATCAAGgatggaaagaaacatgaaaaacaaaaacaagatgtTGGATTTAATGCTAGAAGCTGTAAACAATATTAAGGATGCAATGCCAAAAATGCAAATAGGAGCACCTGTCAGGCAAAACATTGATGCTGGTGAGAGACCTTGTTTGCAAGGATATTATACAGCAGCAGAATTGAAGCCTGTCCTTGACCGTCCACCTCAGGATTCAAATGCACCTGGTGCTTCTGGTAAAGCATTCAAGACAACCAATTTAAGTGCTGAAGAGCAAAAGGAAAAGGAACGTGGGGAAGCTAAACACTGCTTTAATGCTTTCGCAAGTGACAGGATTTCTTTGCACCGAGATCTTGGACCAGACACTCGACCTCCTGA ATGTATTGAACAAAAATTTAAGCGCTGCCCTCCCCTGCCCACCACCAGTGTCATAATTGTTTTTCATAATGAAGCATGGTCCACGTTGCTTAGAACTGTCCACAGTGTGCTCTATTCTTCACCTGCAATACTGCTGAAGGAAATCATTTTGGTGGATGATGCTAGTGGAGATG agTACTTACATGATAAACTAGATGAATATGTAAAACAATTTTCTATAGTAAAAATAGtcagacaaagagaaagaaaaggtctGATCACTGCTCGGTTGCTAGGAGCAACAGTCGCAACAGCTGAAACACTCACATTTTTAGACGCTCACT GTGAGTGTTTCTATGGTTGGTTAGAACCTCTGTTGGCCAGAATAGCTGAGAACTACACGGCTGTCGTAAGTCCAGATATTGCATCCATAGATCTGAACACGTTTGAATTCAACAAACCTTCTCCTTATGGAAGTAACCATAACCGTGGAAATTTTGACTGGAGTCTTTCATTTGGCTGGGAGTCGCTTCCTGATCATGAGAAGCAAAGAAGGAAAGATGAAACCTACCCAATTAA AACACCCACTTTTGCAGGAGGCCTTTTTTCCATATCAAAAGAATATTTTGAGTATATTGGAAGTTACgatgaagaaatggaaatctGGGGAGGTGAAAATATAGAAATGTCTTTCAGA GTATGGCAATGTGGTGGGCAGTTGGAGATTATGCCTTGCTCTGTTGTTGGACATGTTTTTCGCAGCAAAAGCCCTCATAGCTTTCCAAAAGGCACTCAGGTGATTGCTAGAAACCAAGTTCGCCTTGCAGAAGTCTGGATGGATGAATACAAGGAAATATTTTATAGGAGAAATACAGATGCAGCAAAAATTGTTAAACAA aaagcattTGGTGATCTTTCAAAAAGATTTGAAATAAAACACCGCCTTCAGTGTAAAAATTTTACATGGTATCTGAACAATATTTATCCAGAGGTGTATGTGCCAGACCTTAATCCTGTTATATCTGGATAT ATTAAAAGCGTTGGTCAGCCTCTATGTCTGGATGTTGGAGAAAACAATCAAGGAGGCAAACCATTAATTATGTATACATGTCATGGACTTGGGGGAAACCAG TACTTTGAATACTCTGCTCAACATGAAATTCGGCACAACATCCAGAAGGAGTTATGTCTTCATGCTGCTCAAGGTCTCGTTCAGCTGAAGGCATGTACCTACAAAGGTCACAAGACAGTTGTCACCGGAGAGCAGATATGGGAGATCCAGAAG